A portion of the Oreochromis niloticus isolate F11D_XX linkage group LG10, O_niloticus_UMD_NMBU, whole genome shotgun sequence genome contains these proteins:
- the si:ch1073-15f19.2 gene encoding T-cell surface protein tactile, translating to MSLGTSKMAGNAWGIVFCLLHLASTIQGIQGAELFHYEKMEAVVGQSVSLPCTVKGPTDNKIVSIEWRKKNTKLCVYSQSHGIHLFWKNITVQIEKKGTDALGSHLKLFDVKKSDEGIYVCDMATFPDGSKKVETQLIIKDDIKITCDVNGTVEVQNGENVTIRCRLFPNAEYNWTKNDELLSETESLELVRVTDADAGVYTLTVNTGSKRVHEEFVVTVLTTTTSLKTVSPQGSTESAGISFTTSPTPELSTHTDRTTFIATNAPNTTNVTITADEHITSFTNSTHITVTASPTTHSYTQDLLNTTVQRTTESGDPSTMLTSTQESASDETRNETEVHTEQPEGISSATPEEYSTTGNILKNPETPSSGDKNGANENKDTAPIHLLLVVIIVVVLVLIAVAGFLFRRQVIKTRLDSPPSFKPPPPPVKYTAIRHSETLTESFPISRCNSLTETQI from the exons ATGAGTTTGGGGACCTCAAAAATGGCTGGAAATGCATGGGGaatagttttctgtcttctacATCTTGCTTCTACTATTCAAG GGATCCAGGGGGCTGAGTTGTTCCATTATGAAAAGATGGAAGCTGTAGTGGGCCAGAGTGTTTCCTTACCCTGCACTGTAAAAGGTCCTACTGATAACAAGATTGTCAGTATTGAATGGcgtaagaaaaacacaaagctgtgtgtgtACAGCCAATCTCATGGAATCCATCTATTCTGGAAAAATATTACCGTCCAGATTGAGAAAAAAGGTACAGATGCACTGGGTTCCCATCTAAAACTTTTTGATGTGAAGAAATCGGATGAAGGCATCTATGTTTGTGACATGGCCACCTTTCCTGACGGATCCAAAAAGGTTGAAACACAGCTAATAATCAAAG ATGACATTAAAATAACGTGTGATGTGAATGGCACTGTTGAAGTCCAAAATGGAGAAAATGTGACAATTCGCTGCAGATTATTTCCAAATGCAGAGTACAACTGGACCAAG AATGATGAACTGTTGTCAGAGACTGAATCTCTGGAGCTCGTGAGGGTGACTGATGCTGATGCAGGGGTTTATACACTGACTGTCAACACAGGAAGCAAACGTGTGCATGAAGAGTTTGTGGTCACAGTGCTAACGACAACCACAAGTTTAAAGACAG TGTCACCACAGGGTTCGACTGAATCAGCAGGCATCAGCTTTACAACATCACCAACCCCTGAGCTTTCAACCCACACAGATCGGACCACCTTCATTGCTACAAACGCTCCAAACACCACAAATGTTACAATCACAGCTGATGAGCACATAACCTCTTTTACAAATTCTACAcacatcactgtcacagcaTCCCCTACCACACACTCTTACACCCAAGATTTGCTCAATACGACTGTCCAGAGGACAACAGAATCAGGCGATCCTAGCACAATGTTGACCTCAACGCAAGAATCGGCCAGTGATGAGACGAGGAATGAGACTGAGGTACATACAGAGCAACCAGAGGGCATTTCCTCAGCAACGCCAGAAGAATACAGCACCACAGGAAACATTCTTAAAAATCCTGAAACACCTTCATCTGGAGATAAAAatggagcaaatgaaaataagg ATACGGCACCGATTCATCTGTTGTTGGTGGTAATCATTGTTGTGGTGCTGGTATTGATCGCCGTGGCTGGCTTTCTCTTTAGAAGACAAGTTATAAAAACCAG GCTGGATTCGCCGCCTTCGTTCAAACCCCCTCCACCTCCAGTGAAGTATACAGCAATAAGACACAGCGAGACTCTGACAGAGTCTTTTCCCATTTCGAGGTGCAACTCTTTAACAGAGACTCAAATATGA